In a genomic window of Zingiber officinale cultivar Zhangliang chromosome 9B, Zo_v1.1, whole genome shotgun sequence:
- the LOC122023765 gene encoding histone H2B.11-like, with amino-acid sequence MHRTLLGPSLRVSKFPPTPSIVVLNRSLGIAMAPKAEKKPAEKKPAAEKPAEDKEKKAEKTPAGKKPKAEKRIPSKDAAAGGDRKKKKKVKKGTETYKIYIFKVLKQVHPDIGVSSKAMSIMNSFISDIFEKLAQEASRLARYNKKPTITSREIQTSVRLVLPGELAKHAVSEGTKAVTKFTSS; translated from the coding sequence ATGCATCGAACCCTACTTGGTCCATCGCTTCGGGTTTCAAAATTCCCACCTACCCCTTCGATTGTCGTTCTAAATCGCTCGTTAGGGATTGCGATGGCGCCGAAGGCCGAGAAGAAGCCGGCGGAGAAGAAGCCCGCGGCCGAGAAGCCAGCGGAGGACAAGGAGAAGAAGGCCGAGAAGACCCCCGCCGGTAAGAAGCCCAAGGCCGAGAAGCGCATCCCCTCCAAGGATGCCGCCGCCGGTGGtgataggaagaagaagaagaaggtcaaaAAGGGGACGGAGACCTACAAGATCTACATCTTCAAGGTGCTCAAGCAGGTGCACCCCGACATCGGCGTCTCCAGCAAGGCCATGTCCATCATGAACTCCTTCATCAGCGACATCTTCGAGAAGCTCGCCCAGGAGGCCTCCAGGCTCGCTCGCTACAACAAGAAGCCCACCATCACCTCCCGCGAGATCCAGACCTCCGTCCGCCTTGTCCTCCCCGGGGAGCTCGCCAAGCACGCTGTCTCCGAAGGCACCAAAGCCGTGACCAAATTCACCAGCTCGTAA